From one Cyanobacterium stanieri PCC 7202 genomic stretch:
- a CDS encoding single-strand binding protein/Primosomal replication protein n (PFAM: Single-strand binding protein family~InterPro IPR000424~KEGG: cyh:Cyan8802_2913 single-strand binding protein~PFAM: single-strand binding protein/Primosomal replication protein n~SPTR: Single-stranded DNA-binding protein) has translation MNSCVLMAKIVRSPQLRYTQESQLAIAEMMVEFESISPNNPPSTLKVIAWGNLATEVEKYVEGNEVIMAGRLKMELVERQGYKEKIAELILSQIHPVGNNSPTPDNVVNLQNYDEGSILEEDHTTEDHQESYDSEDTNLDNIPF, from the coding sequence ATGAATAGTTGTGTTTTAATGGCCAAAATAGTTCGTAGTCCCCAACTACGATATACTCAAGAAAGCCAATTGGCGATCGCAGAGATGATGGTAGAATTTGAAAGTATATCCCCCAATAATCCCCCATCAACCCTTAAGGTAATCGCCTGGGGTAATCTAGCCACCGAAGTAGAAAAATACGTCGAAGGAAATGAAGTAATCATGGCAGGGCGTTTAAAAATGGAGTTGGTGGAAAGACAAGGATATAAAGAAAAAATTGCAGAGTTAATCCTTTCCCAAATTCATCCTGTCGGTAACAATTCTCCCACCCCTGACAATGTCGTTAACCTACAAAACTACGATGAAGGCAGTATTCTCGAAGAAGATCATACCACAGAAGATCATCAGGAAAGTTATGACTCTGAAGATACAAATTTAGATAATATTCCTTTTTAA